A window from Citrus sinensis cultivar Valencia sweet orange chromosome 3, DVS_A1.0, whole genome shotgun sequence encodes these proteins:
- the LOC102611578 gene encoding protein ELC-like, producing the protein MAPSSSIQFIDTALWCTTPFRLSYADPNQKWLIRKQLLSLLQNYPSFNLSNDTFTHNDGTAVNLFKVSGCFHVSQSTPPIHFTLWLHENYPSMAPMAFIVSSNSMYPIRQNHPFVSPCGTITTPYLQTWSYPGYNLNDLVHNLVQIFSHDHPLIYYSTESSFTRTSLVSKREALDRFSGMLHYDMGALQARTEEETEALLTIQVELKNRARVIRNIVSGLDDERKKLKETVVELAGKADVLTNWLKVNGDPKAIGVILGDRVEDAFEAIDAESKAELEGSAADEAIEDVIYALDKALERGVVSFDSYIRQVRILAREQFFHRDLLVKLEVKRGFTH; encoded by the coding sequence ATGGCACCATCATCTTCAATCCAATTCATTGACACAGCGCTTTGGTGCACAACTCCTTTTAGACTATCCTACGCAGATCCTAACCAAAAATGGCTCATCCGAAAACAACTGCTTTCACTTCttcaaaattatcctagcTTCAACCTTTCGAATGACACATTCACTCACAATGATGGCACCGCTGTGAACCTTTTTAAAGTAAGCGGATGCTTCCATGTCTCCCAATCCACGCCTCCCATTCACTTCACCCTTTGGCTCCATGAAAATTACCCCTCAATGGCCCCCATGGCTTTCATTGTATCATCAAATTCTATGTACCCAATTCGTCAAAATCACCCTTTTGTTTCCCCGTGTGGCACGATCACCACACCTTATTTACAAACTTGGTCATATCCTGGATACAATTTAAATGATCTTGTGCACAATCTAGTTCAAATATTTTCCCATGATCATCCTTTGATCTATTACTCAACTGAGTCTAGCTTCACTCGCACTTCACTCGTATCAAAAAGGGAGGCTCTAGACCGCTTTTCAGGCATGCTTCATTACGACATGGGCGCTTTGCAGGCCAGGACAGAGGAAGAAACGGAGGCGTTATTGACAATCCAAGTTGAATTGAAAAATCGAGCAAGAGTGATCAGAAACATAGTTTCTGGGCTAGATGATGAAAGAAAGAAGTTGAAAGAGACAGTTGTGGAGTTGGCGGGTAAAGCTGATGTGCTAACGAATTGGTTGAAAGTCAATGGTGATCCAAAAGCAATTGGGGTTATATTAGGAGATCGAGTGGAGGATGCATTTGAAGCCATAGACGCGGAGTCAAAAGCTGAGCTTGAGGGCTCGGCTGCTGATGAGGCTATAGAGGATGTGATATATGCATTGGACAAGGCACTTGAGCGAGGAGTTGTGAGTTTTGACAGTTATATTAGGCAGGTGCGAATCTTGGCCAGGGAACAGTTCTTTCACAGAGATTTGCTAGTGAAACTTGAGGTCAAGAGAGGATTTACTCATTAA
- the LOC102611881 gene encoding uncharacterized protein LOC102611881, translating into MPFPMKIQPIDSHSLEEPTRFEPAKPVAKSRLKRLFERQFLRNSSPAEKVEEPVHVNKEVSNGGSAAAEFEPSSVCLAKMVQNFIEENNEKQSGGAIKCGRNRCNCFNGTCNESSEDELDSYYGDSNLASSAEACEILKSLVPCASVSERNLLADTAKIVEKNKICKRKDDVCRKIVTDGLLALGYDASICKSRWDKTPSYPTGEYEYIDVVIQGERLIVDIDFRSEFEIARSTKTYKSILQILPYLFVGKADRLQKIIAIASEAAKQSLKKKGMHVPPWRKAEYIKAKWLSPHARAATTACDESNSKTEKSRSLDRSDSEFELMSRGEKNSEDDTELGEGESVFVLSESSEEEKKVKVVKDWKPPEIKPKSLQIGARIVTGLASVIEEHQP; encoded by the exons ATGCCTTTTCCGATGAAGATCCAGCCAATTGATTCTCATTCGCTGGAAGAACCGACTCGGTTCGAGCCGGCAAAGCCAGTAGCGAAGTCGCGACTCAAGCGGCTCTTCGAGCGCCAATTCTTGAGAAACTCTTCCCCAGCGGAGAAGGTCGAGGAGCCGGTGCATGTCAACAAAGAGGTCTCCAACGGCGGTTCGGCTGCGGCTGAGTTCGAGCCTAGCTCGGTCTGCTTAGCAAAGATGGTTCAGAACTTCATCGAGGAGAACAACGAGAAGCAATCCGGTGGTGCAATCAAATGTGGCCGCAACCGCTGCAACTGCTTTAATGGAACCTGTAACGAGAGCTCTGAAGATGAATTGGACTCTTACTACGGTGATTCTAACCTCGCTTCCTCTGCCGAAGCCTGTGAAATTCTTAAG AGTTTGGTGCCTTGCGCGAGTGTTAGCGAGAGGAATTTACTAGCGGACACGGCGAAGATTGTAGAGAAGAATAAGATCTGTAAACGTAAGGACGATGTTTGCAGGAAGATTGTGACTGATGGATTATTGGCTCTCGGATACGATGCCTCTATCTGCAAATCCCGCTGGGACAAAACCCCCTCTTATCCCACCG gCGAGTATGAATACATTGACGTGGTAATTCAAGGCGAGAGATTGATAGTCGACATCGATTTTAGGTCAGAATTTGAAATTGCTCGATCAACCAAGACTTACAAGTCGATCCTCCAAATACTGCCTTACCTATTCGTAGGAAAAGCTGATCGTCTCCAGAAGATAATTGCCATAGCATCAGAGGCGGCCAAACAGAGCCTTAAGAAGAAAGGCATGCACGTTCCTCCGTGGAGAAAAGCAGAGTACATCAAGGCCAAGTGGCTCTCTCCTCACGCACGAGCTGCTACCACCGCATGTGACGAGTCCAATTCCAAGACTGAGAAGAGTCGTTCTTTGGACCGATCCGACAGCGAGTTTGAGCTGATGAGTCGCGGGGAGAAGAACTCGGAGGATGATACTGAATTGGGAGAGGGCGAGTCGGTGTTTGTTCTGTCGGAGAGTTctgaagaagagaagaaagtgAAGGTGGTCAAAGATTGGAAGCCGCCTGAAATCAAGCCCAAGAGTTTACAGATTGGAGCTAGGATTGTAACTGGTTTGGCTTCGGTCATTGAAGAGCATCAACcgtga
- the LOC102612172 gene encoding pyruvate kinase isozyme A, chloroplastic-like gives MTPSITSQSLRLSSSFSIAALQPHTFSKIPLPKSHLRVSRQAPLFKPILAVQSNVLLPDASKTATFQPSNAPHLTAVNTEAMEVDRATEVELKENGSRSKRRTKIVCTIGPRTCGFDELEALAVGGMNVARINMCHGTHEWNRKVIEHVRRLNEERGFAIAIMMDTQGSEIHMGDLGGATSSKAEDGEIWTFTVRSFGSNCPERTISVNYDGFAEDIKVGDELLVDGGMVRFVVTEKIGPDVICCCTDPGLLLPRANLTFWRNGSLVQEHNAMLPTISSKDWLDIDYGIAEGVDFIAVSFVKSAEVIKHLKSYIASRSPASNIAVIAKIESIDSLKNLNEIILASDGAMVARGDLGAQVPLEQVPSIQEKIVQLCRQLNKPVIVASQLLESMIEYPIPTRAEVADVSELVRQQADALMLSGESAMGQFPDKALAVLRSVSLRIEKWCREGKQHATFEPPPISSSVSAGIPGEICNGAAKIANKLKASALFVYTKTGQMASLLSRSRPDCPIFAFAPMSSVRRRLNLQWGLVPFCLNFSDDMESNLNQTFSLLKARGLIKSGDLIIVVSDMLQCIQVINVP, from the exons ATGACGCCGTCAATTACGTCGCAATCTCTCCGTCTCTCCTCCTCATTCTCCATAGCTGCCTTACAACCACACACATTCTCCAAAATACCCCTGCCGAAAAGCCACCTTCGCGTTTCTCGTCAAGCACCGTTATTCAAACCAATATTAGCCGTCCAGTCTAATGTATTACTCCCCGACGCATCAAAAACAGCGACGTTCCAACCATCAAACGCTCCGCACCTGACGGCGGTTAATACGGAAGCAATGGAGGTTGACAGGGCGACGGAGGTGGAGCTGAAGGAGAACGGATCCAGGAGTAAGCGCCGGACGAAGATTGTATGCACGATAGGTCCACGGACGTGTGGCTTCGATGAATTAGAGGCATTGGCCGTCGGAGGTATGAACGTGGCGCGTATCAACATGTGCCACGGCACGCACGAGTGGAACCGAAAAGTGATCGAGCACGTGAGGAGGCTGAACGAAGAGAGAGGTTTTGCCATTGCCATTATGATGGACACCCAAGGGAGTGAGATTCACATGGGAGATCTTGGTGGCGCCACGTCATCTAAGGCAGAG GATGGTGAAATTTGGACCTTCACTGTACGGTCTTTTGGTTCCAATTGTCCTGAACGGACAATTAGTGTCAATTATGATGGCTTTGCTGAAG ATATAAAGGTGGGTGATGAACTTCTTGTTGATGGAGGAATGGTGAGATTTGTAGTGACTGAGAAGATTGGTCCAGATGTTATCTGTTGCTGTACAGATCCTGGATTGTTGCTGCCTCGTGCTAATCTTACTTTCTGGAGAAATGGAAGTCTTGTTCAAGAGCATAATGCCATGCTGCCCACCATTTCTTCTAAG GATTGGCTGGATATTGACTATGGAATTGCAGAGGGCGTTGATTTCATTGCAGTGTCTTTTGTCAAGTCAGCTGAAGTAATTAAACATCTAAAGAGTTACATTGCTTCTCGATCTCCGGCAAG TAATATTGCTGTCATAGCTAAGATAGAGAGTATTGACTCTCTGAAAAATTTGAATGAGATCATTCTTGCATCAGATGGAGCTATGGTGGCCAGGGGGGATCTGGGTGCCCAGGTACCATTGGAACAGGTCCCCTCAATTCAAGAAAAGATTGTTCAGCTGTGCAGGCAGTTGAATAAGCCTGTTATTGTTGCTTCGCAGCTTCTTGAGTCCATGATTGAATATCCCATACCAACTAGAGCTGAAGTTGCTGATGTTTCTGAATTGGTTAGACAGCAGGCAGATGCTCTAATGCTGTCTGGTGAATCAGCCATGGGCCAGTTCCCTGATAAGGCATTAGCTGTGCTCAGAAGTGTCAGTTTGAGAATTGAGAAATGGTGTAGGGAGGGCAAGCAACACGCTACCTTTGAACCTCCACCTATATCATCTTCTGTGTCCGCGGGCATTCCAGGGGAGATATGCAATGGAGCTGCAAAAATAG CCAATAAATTGAAAGCAAGTGCCCTTTTTGTTTACACAAAAACGGGGCAAATGGCATCTCTTTTGTCCCGTAGTCGGCCTGACTGCCCAATATTTGCATTTGCTCCAATGTCATCTGTGCGGAGGCGCTTAAACCTGCAGTGGGGCTTGGTGCCCTTCTGCCTTAACTTTTCTGATGATATGGAGAGCAACCTAAACCAAACTTTCTCCTTGCTTAAAGCAAGAGGACTGATCAAGTCCGGTGACCTTATCATTGTTGTCTCAGATATGCTGCAATGCATTCAAGTTATAAACGTTCCCTGA
- the LOC102612477 gene encoding histone H2A variant 1: MAGKGGKGLLAAKTTAGNKDKDKDKKRPISRSSRAGIQFPVGRIHRHLKSRIAAHGRVGATAAVYLASILEYLTAEVLELAGNASKDLKVKRITPRHLQLAIRGDEELDTLIKGTIAGGGVIPHIHKSLINKTTKD; this comes from the exons ATGGCGGGAAAAGGAGGGAAGGGTCTTTTAGCAGCGAAAACCACGGCTGGTAACAAGGATAAGGACAAGGATAAGAAAAGGCCAATTTCCAGGTCATCTCGTGCCGGTATCCAG TTTCCTGTGGGTCGCATTCACCGCCACCTCAAGTCAAGGATTGCTGCCCATGGACGTGTTGGGGCCACTGCTGCTGTTTATTTGGCTTCAATCCTTGAATACCTGACTGCTGAGGTTCTTGAGCTGGCTGGGAATGCAAGCAAGGATCTGAAGGTGAAGAGAATTACGCCAAGGCATCTGCAGCTTGCTATTAGAGGAGATGAAGAGCTGGACACTCTCATCAAGGGGACCATTGCTGGAGGTGGTGTGATCCCTCACATTCACAAATCACTTATCAACAAAACTACCAAAGATTGA